In Luteimonas sp. MC1750, the following proteins share a genomic window:
- a CDS encoding nucleoside deaminase codes for MHLPARVGLELPAWVDGLVDRERAYAGDDDKVALAIALASRNVDEATGGPFGAVLFGPDDRVVAAGVNVVLPQSTSLAHAENLTYMLAQQALGRARINLDDAGRPCGPYTLATSAQPCCQCYGATVWAGIDRLLIGARAEDVHALTEFDEGPLPADWPGELARRGIEVVRDIARGQAREVLAAYGRAGGQRY; via the coding sequence ATGCACCTTCCCGCGCGCGTGGGCCTCGAGCTCCCGGCCTGGGTCGACGGACTGGTCGACCGCGAACGCGCCTATGCCGGCGATGACGACAAGGTCGCGCTGGCCATCGCGCTGGCGTCACGCAACGTCGACGAGGCGACCGGAGGCCCGTTCGGGGCGGTGCTGTTCGGCCCCGACGACCGCGTCGTCGCCGCCGGCGTCAACGTGGTGCTGCCGCAGTCGACCTCGCTGGCCCACGCCGAGAACCTGACCTACATGCTGGCCCAGCAGGCGCTGGGCCGCGCGCGCATCAATCTCGACGACGCCGGCCGCCCGTGTGGCCCGTACACGCTGGCGACCTCGGCCCAGCCCTGCTGCCAGTGCTATGGCGCGACCGTCTGGGCCGGCATCGACCGCCTGCTGATCGGCGCCCGCGCCGAGGACGTGCACGCGCTGACCGAGTTCGACGAAGGCCCGCTGCCGGCCGACTGGCCGGGCGAACTGGCCCGCCGCGGCATCGAGGTGGTGCGCGACATCGCCCGTGGGCAGGCCCGCGAGGTGCTGGCCGCCTACGGCCGCGCCGGCGGACAGCGCTACTGA
- the rlmM gene encoding 23S rRNA (cytidine(2498)-2'-O)-methyltransferase RlmM — protein MHAGDAPAAGATGLLCYCRGGFEPELAAELGERAAAAGHHGYAATERGSGFVRFLAPGADAHALSRALPWRSLVFARQKLRLLAELDGIDTSDRVTPIVAALQAHAGSAAFGALVVEHPDSDAARPLAGLARALGNAIRPVLRKAGLLAAKDDPRRPALHVCLLDGDHLLLAVADSGDASSWPMGVPRLRLHRDAPSRSALKLEEAFLVLLDEGERARLLRPGMTAADLGAAPGGWTWVLQRSGLHVTSVDNGPLRQHVLDAGGVDHLREDGFRWQPPRALDWMVCDMVEQPRRVASRMATWFREGWCRQAVFNLKLPMKKRWLETALCLDLFAREAGRPLELRARQLYHDREEITVLVLPARG, from the coding sequence ATGCACGCCGGAGATGCGCCCGCGGCGGGCGCGACCGGACTGCTCTGCTACTGCCGCGGCGGCTTCGAGCCCGAGCTCGCGGCCGAGCTCGGCGAGCGCGCCGCCGCGGCCGGCCACCACGGCTACGCCGCCACCGAGCGCGGCAGCGGCTTCGTGCGCTTCCTCGCGCCCGGCGCCGACGCGCACGCGCTGTCGCGCGCCCTGCCCTGGCGCTCGCTGGTCTTCGCGCGGCAGAAGCTGAGGCTGCTGGCGGAGCTCGACGGCATCGACACCAGCGACCGCGTCACCCCGATCGTGGCCGCGCTGCAGGCCCACGCCGGCAGCGCCGCGTTCGGCGCCCTGGTCGTCGAGCACCCCGACAGCGACGCCGCGCGGCCGCTCGCCGGGCTGGCCCGCGCGCTCGGCAACGCGATCCGCCCGGTGCTGCGCAAGGCCGGCCTGCTGGCCGCGAAGGACGATCCGCGGCGGCCCGCCCTGCACGTCTGCCTGCTGGACGGCGACCACCTGCTGCTGGCAGTGGCCGATTCCGGCGATGCCTCGTCCTGGCCGATGGGCGTGCCGCGCCTGCGCCTGCACCGCGACGCCCCGTCGCGCTCGGCGCTGAAGCTGGAGGAGGCCTTCCTCGTCCTGCTCGACGAAGGCGAACGCGCGCGCCTGCTCAGGCCCGGGATGACCGCCGCCGACCTCGGCGCCGCGCCCGGCGGCTGGACCTGGGTGCTGCAGCGCTCGGGCCTGCACGTGACCTCGGTCGACAACGGGCCGCTGCGCCAGCACGTGCTCGACGCCGGGGGCGTCGACCACCTGCGCGAGGACGGTTTCCGCTGGCAGCCGCCGCGCGCCCTCGACTGGATGGTCTGCGACATGGTCGAGCAGCCGCGCCGCGTCGCCTCGCGCATGGCGACCTGGTTCCGCGAAGGCTGGTGCCGGCAGGCGGTGTTCAACCTGAAGCTGCCGATGAAGAAGCGCTGGCTGGAGACGGCGCTGTGCCTGGACCTGTTCGCCCGCGAGGCCGGGCGTCCGCTGGAGCTGCGCGCGCGCCAGCTCTACCACGACCGCGAAGAGATCACGGTGCTGGTGCTGCCGGCCCGCGGCTGA
- a CDS encoding FAD-dependent monooxygenase, which produces MVDVAVVGGGVVGATAALALGGLGLSVVLVEGRAPAPWSEARPDLRVFAFAHDNAALFEAIGVWAGIDGRDGRATRLQPYRRMRVWDAAGGGELAFDADRLGRRELGWIVENGLLVDRLWARLPGAGVDVRCPARVEALEQDAQSVRLRLDDGSRVAARIVLAADGAGSTLRQLAGIDVTGHGYGQSGVVGFVRTGHPHEATAWQRFLPGGPLAFLPFADGSCSIVWSMPTAQAEAALAMDDPAFAAILERAFDRRLGRIEPCSPRAAFPLRLQLAERYAQGRVLLVGDAAHVMHPLAGQGVNVGLRDVALLRESVSAALARRQPWDTPQRIARWARTRRSEATLAARAFDGINRVYSSDSAPAVLLRGPALGAAGRVPPVAAALWRRAAGI; this is translated from the coding sequence ATGGTCGACGTGGCCGTCGTCGGCGGCGGGGTGGTCGGGGCCACGGCGGCGCTGGCCCTCGGCGGACTCGGCCTGTCGGTGGTGCTGGTCGAAGGCCGGGCACCGGCGCCCTGGTCCGAGGCACGCCCGGATCTGCGCGTCTTCGCCTTCGCCCACGACAATGCCGCCCTGTTCGAGGCGATCGGCGTCTGGGCCGGCATCGACGGCCGCGACGGCCGCGCCACGCGCCTGCAGCCGTATCGGCGCATGCGTGTCTGGGACGCGGCCGGTGGTGGCGAGCTGGCCTTCGACGCCGACCGCCTGGGCCGCCGCGAGCTGGGCTGGATCGTCGAGAACGGCCTGCTGGTCGACCGCCTGTGGGCGCGCCTTCCCGGCGCCGGCGTCGATGTGCGCTGCCCCGCGCGGGTCGAGGCGCTCGAACAGGACGCGCAGAGCGTGCGCCTGCGCCTCGACGACGGCAGTCGGGTGGCCGCGCGCATCGTGCTGGCCGCGGACGGGGCCGGATCGACCCTGCGCCAGCTGGCCGGAATCGACGTCACCGGCCATGGCTATGGCCAGTCCGGCGTGGTCGGCTTCGTGCGCACCGGGCACCCGCACGAGGCCACCGCCTGGCAGCGCTTCCTGCCCGGCGGTCCGCTCGCCTTCCTGCCCTTCGCCGACGGCAGCTGCTCGATCGTCTGGTCGATGCCCACGGCCCAGGCCGAAGCCGCGCTGGCGATGGATGACCCCGCCTTCGCCGCGATCCTTGAACGGGCCTTCGATCGCCGGCTTGGCCGGATCGAGCCCTGTTCGCCGCGGGCGGCGTTTCCCCTGCGGCTCCAGCTGGCCGAGCGCTATGCGCAGGGGCGAGTGCTGCTGGTCGGCGACGCGGCCCACGTGATGCATCCCCTGGCGGGCCAGGGGGTCAACGTCGGGCTGCGCGATGTCGCCCTGCTGCGCGAGTCGGTCAGCGCCGCGCTCGCGCGGCGGCAGCCCTGGGATACCCCGCAGCGGATCGCGCGCTGGGCGCGCACCCGGCGCAGCGAAGCGACACTGGCGGCGCGGGCCTTCGACGGCATCAACCGCGTCTACAGCAGTGACTCCGCGCCCGCCGTGCTGCTGCGCGGCCCGGCCCTGGGTGCCGCCGGGCGCGTGCCGCCGGTGGCGGCGGCCCTGTGGCGGCGCGCGGCGGGGATCTGA